The following is a genomic window from Adhaeribacter radiodurans.
AAAGGGAGAACCATCAGAAGAATATGTGTACTTTGATGCAGAACTCTTCAAAAGAAGAAACGTCATTGAACGAGCGAATGCCTGGCTCGAAAGCTTCAAGACTTTGCTCATCCGCTTTGAAACGAAAGCCCAGCATTGGAGGGCTTTTCACTTTTTAGCTTTTACCGTCCAACTCATTCGTAAAATCAATAAAAGTCCAAAACTCTAAACAGGTTCTAATTCAACTGAAGCTTTCAGGCTTTTTGATAAAACGCTTTACAATTTTTATTAACAATGTTATTATTGTTAATAACATTGGAAGTACATGCAACCTCAAACGTACATCTCCAACCCTTACCGCACAATCTCTACCCAGCCTTTCCAGTTATTGCCTTTGCTATTGGTTAAATGATAATAGTAAATGCCTTCGGGTAAGCTGTTGCCATCCCAGGTATTCTGGTAATTCTTTTGGTTGTATACCACCTGTCCCCAACGGTTAAATACTTTTAAATCGGTGGGCAAGCAAGTAACGCGCGGCGCAAAAGTGTCGTTTTTACCGTCTCCGTTAGGAGTAAAAATATTGGGAATAAGTTGATTTTTATCGGTGAGTACTGAAACCACTTCGCGGGTAGTCTGGCAACCATCGCCAAAATAAACAGTAAGTGTTACCTGATAATTACCATCGTTAGTATATACGTGGCTGGGAGAAACTTCCGTAGAAGTAGTACCATCGCCAAAGTTCCAGAGATAGCCAGTAGCGCCCGTTGTAGTATTGGTAAATTTGGCCGTAAAAGGTGCGTAGCCTTGAATAGCTGTAGCTGTACCGCATTCGGTAGGTTCTGCACCGGCTTTTATTTCGGGAGCGGGCACTACCGTAATTGTTTTGGTGCTAATGCCGCTGCAAGCCCCTACTGTAACGGTATATGTAAGTACATTCGTACCAATTACTTGTGGCCCCGGCGTAAATAAGCCAGCAGGACTAACTCCATTACCAGACCAGGTGCCACCGAGTGGCATGGCATCGGTAATCATAAAAGGGGCACTATCGGCACAAACTAGTTGATCAGGTCCTTGAGTAAACGCACTTGTAGGATCAATAATAATAGTTTTGGTAGCCGAAGCAGTACAATTATTAGCCGTAACGGTGTAAGTAAGCACGTAAGTGCCCGACATAGATTCAGTGGGAGTAAAAAGCCCCGTTGAGCTTACGCCCGTTCCGGACCAGGTGCCTCCCGCCGGGGAAAAACCAGTTAATTGAATGGGAGAAGAGCCAGAACAAATACGCGCATCCGGACCAGCAACCACCACCGGTGTTTCGCCAACTACTACTTGTTGGGTACTAATAGAAGCACAACCGGTTGCATTACCTATGGTGTACGTAATGGTGTGGGTGCCTATACCTGCCACGGCTGGGTCAAATACATCGCCGGTAATACCCGGTCCGGTAAAAGTGCCGCCCGCTGGTGTTGGAATTAAAGTAACAGGGCTATTTGGTAAGCAAATTTTGGGTGGCAAATTACTAAAAGTAGCTTCGGGTACCGCAACTACGGTAATGGTTTTAGTGCCGGTACTAACGCAGCTACCATTGGCTACGGTATAGTTTATGGTTTGCACCCCAATTAACTCTTTACTGGGCGTAAAAACCCCTTCGGAAGTTACGCCTGGTCCCGACCAAACACCACCAGCCGGAGAAAACCCGGTTAATTGAATAGGAGCGGAATTAGCGCATACTGATTCACTATCGCCGGCTCGGGCTTGAACAATGTTAAAATCAAACTTAAAAGCAGCATTATTGCAATTAGTAGTCGATTGATTGGTATTGGACCATACGTTAGGAGTAGTCGGAAACAAAGAATTAGCACCGCAACCCCCACAAACCGCTTGATATACAAAACCCCGTTTATCAAACCGGCTGGTACCACCGTCTACGTGTTCGCCGGAAAGGTTGGCTCCCTGCGCGCCTCCCATAAATGTAGCATATTCTAAGGTGGCCGCATCGCGCGATAATAACATTAAATAAAAGTCCTGGCCATCTGTGGTGCGTTGGTAAGCATTAGCTGTTACTGGTAAACCATCCGTAGTGCCATTGCCATAGGGTGCGTTAGCACCACCGCCCCAACCGCAAACGTAAATTCTATTACAATCATCCACCAGAAAAGCCGTTGGCGATATATTGGGCACAACGGGGTTGTCGTTACTTCCAAAAACCGTCGAAAAAATGGAAGCAGTTAAATTATTATTTAATTTCTGAATAAACTGGCGGCCACTACGCGCAGTATAAACGCCCCGGGTAACCGGGTAATTGCCTAAAGTTTGACCTAGTAAGTACACATCCCCAGCGCCATCTAGCTGCACAAAATACGCCAGATCAAAATCATTCGTACCCAAATACGATACCCGTTGTAACTGTTGCCCATCATTACTAATTTTCGCCACAAACCCATCGGCGGAGCCTCCCAGAAAAACTGGCCGGTAAGCGCCCGATACACCCGGTAAAGTAGAACTATTAGTACCGCCGCAAATAAATATAGTGTTGGTTGTTGGTTCGAGTTGAATAGAATAAGCGGCGTCGGCTCCGGAACCACCCAGGTACGAACTCCAGGCTACGTTACTTAAATTAGCATCTATTTTAAAAATAACAGCATCTGTTTGACCACCGGTACTGGTTTGAAAAGCATTTTTAACCGGGAAATCAGTAGAGGCTGTGGAAGAAACTACATATACATTGTCAGCCGTATCGGTGATAATATCGCTCCGGAACTGATCGCCGTAATTACGGGTAAGCTCGGACGTACGTTCCAGCAAGCCATCGTTTTGCGAGCCGCCCATAAACGTGGAAGCCAGTAAGGCGGTGCCATCGGCGCTCAAGCGACTAATTACTAAATCGGAGCCCTGGCTGTAAGTAATACCTCGTCCTTCCCCCAAAGGGCTTATTTGCCCCCCACCTTTATACGAAGGTCCTACCACTCCCGACGTTATTGGGTAATCTAAGGAACTGGTAGTACCTAAAATCATTAATTCGTTTTTGGTGTTTACTACCAAACTACTGGGAATATCTGCCCGGCTACCTCCTAAATAAGTAGCATACACCAGCGAGGCCTCTCCATTAGCGGCAGGATCAAATTTAAGAATGGCCATATCCCAGCCTCCATCCGGTGCATCGCTGCCATCGAGGTTGCCGTTCCACGTGGAATCGTAAGCGCCCATTTTAGTTGGGAAACCTACTTCATTCGTAATTCCGCCGGAATACATATTACCCGCATTATCATAAGTAGCGGTAAAACCCCAGTTATCGGCTGTTGAACCGCTATACGACGAAAAAATTAGCTCCGGATCAATCAGTAAAGGTACGTCCTGGTTATAACCTTCGGGAAACTCAAATGAAAGCACCTTATTAATTAATTTAAACCGGCAGGCAACTTCGCGTTGCTGACCATTTATGGTTTGGAAAGCGATTGGTTTTCGTTCCAGAATAGTAGTAACAGTTGTTTTAATTTGCAAGTCGCCGGTGTTTAGCAGTACAACTTCGGCTCCATCGTATTGTAGCTGAATCTGGTCAGGATTGGCACGGGGCTGAAGCAGAAACTCGTATTTTAAATGACTACCTTTCTGATACAGGTGCATATTTACCCCAGGATACAAACTCTGGTACGTTACCTCGCCGTAACTTTTAACTCCGGAAGCCCATTTTTTTGGATCTTTTCCCAGATAGTAATTTCGGATGCCGGGCCGTTCGTCGGCACCTATTGTTTGAAGGTTTGATTTAGCAGCATGCAAAAAATTTACTTGGTACGCATGGCCTTTAGCTTTACCCGGAACAGCGCTGCTTTTTATTGCCACCTGCTCGCCGTGGTGCTGCGGTATTTGGGAACCATCTACAAAATTATAAACCAAACCATTTTCTTTCAGGAAAAGACGGCCATTTGGTAAGTTAGCTGCGAACCGTACAGCCGCTGGCCACTGGTTTTTATTTTGAACAAATTGCAGGCTTTTATCGGTTACGGGCTGGTTGCTTACCCGTGCCGGTAGAGCCAAGGGTTTTGTTATCTGCGCTTGTGAAACTGAAATAAAGAAAAGCCAGCTAAATACCAAGCTGCTAAAAAGTGAGAAAAGTCGCTTCATACCCGCTAATTCTGAACTCTAATATATTAAGAAGTTTCGAGACCTGATTGCTTTGCTGTTATTTTCAGCTTTGGCCAAAGATAGCATAGCAACCTATTACTTTTAGAGAGTAAGTTTCAGGTGTAATTCGTTGCAAATCAGAAAAAACTTTTCTCGTTACTTAGTGGAACTAGCTTGAGCTTTGCTTTTTTTAGGTTTAAGTACTTTAATTTTTACCGGAACTACTCCCGCCTGAATCATTCCGACTTTTTTAGCGGCC
Proteins encoded in this region:
- a CDS encoding DUF7948 domain-containing protein, which produces MALPARVSNQPVTDKSLQFVQNKNQWPAAVRFAANLPNGRLFLKENGLVYNFVDGSQIPQHHGEQVAIKSSAVPGKAKGHAYQVNFLHAAKSNLQTIGADERPGIRNYYLGKDPKKWASGVKSYGEVTYQSLYPGVNMHLYQKGSHLKYEFLLQPRANPDQIQLQYDGAEVVLLNTGDLQIKTTVTTILERKPIAFQTINGQQREVACRFKLINKVLSFEFPEGYNQDVPLLIDPELIFSSYSGSTADNWGFTATYDNAGNMYSGGITNEVGFPTKMGAYDSTWNGNLDGSDAPDGGWDMAILKFDPAANGEASLVYATYLGGSRADIPSSLVVNTKNELMILGTTSSLDYPITSGVVGPSYKGGGQISPLGEGRGITYSQGSDLVISRLSADGTALLASTFMGGSQNDGLLERTSELTRNYGDQFRSDIITDTADNVYVVSSTASTDFPVKNAFQTSTGGQTDAVIFKIDANLSNVAWSSYLGGSGADAAYSIQLEPTTNTIFICGGTNSSTLPGVSGAYRPVFLGGSADGFVAKISNDGQQLQRVSYLGTNDFDLAYFVQLDGAGDVYLLGQTLGNYPVTRGVYTARSGRQFIQKLNNNLTASIFSTVFGSNDNPVVPNISPTAFLVDDCNRIYVCGWGGGANAPYGNGTTDGLPVTANAYQRTTDGQDFYLMLLSRDAATLEYATFMGGAQGANLSGEHVDGGTSRFDKRGFVYQAVCGGCGANSLFPTTPNVWSNTNQSTTNCNNAAFKFDFNIVQARAGDSESVCANSAPIQLTGFSPAGGVWSGPGVTSEGVFTPSKELIGVQTINYTVANGSCVSTGTKTITVVAVPEATFSNLPPKICLPNSPVTLIPTPAGGTFTGPGITGDVFDPAVAGIGTHTITYTIGNATGCASISTQQVVVGETPVVVAGPDARICSGSSPIQLTGFSPAGGTWSGTGVSSTGLFTPTESMSGTYVLTYTVTANNCTASATKTIIIDPTSAFTQGPDQLVCADSAPFMITDAMPLGGTWSGNGVSPAGLFTPGPQVIGTNVLTYTVTVGACSGISTKTITVVPAPEIKAGAEPTECGTATAIQGYAPFTAKFTNTTTGATGYLWNFGDGTTSTEVSPSHVYTNDGNYQVTLTVYFGDGCQTTREVVSVLTDKNQLIPNIFTPNGDGKNDTFAPRVTCLPTDLKVFNRWGQVVYNQKNYQNTWDGNSLPEGIYYYHLTNSKGNNWKGWVEIVR